In Procambarus clarkii isolate CNS0578487 chromosome 5, FALCON_Pclarkii_2.0, whole genome shotgun sequence, the following are encoded in one genomic region:
- the LOC123747848 gene encoding uncharacterized protein DDB_G0290685-like, whose translation MCNTSEGRGGTKVGLAAAFNHEDTSINHEDTSINHEDTSINHEDTSINHEDTSINHEDTSINHEDTSINYEDTSINHEDTGINHEDTSINHEDTSINHEDTSINHEDTSINHEDTSINHEDTSINHEDTSNNHEDTSINHEDTSTNHEDTSINHEDTSINHEDTSINHEDTSINHEDTSINHEDTSINHEDTSINHEDTSINHEDTSINHEDTSINHEDTSINHEDTSINHEDTSINHEDTSINHEDTSINHEDTSINHEDTSINHEDTSINHEDTSINHEDTSINHEDTSINHEDTSINHEDTGINHEDTSINHEDTGINHEDTSINHEDTSNNHEDTSINHEDTSINHEDTGTNHEDTSINHEDTSINHEDTSINHEDTGTNHEDTSINHEDTGTNHEDTSINHEDTSINHEDTSINHEDTSINHEDTSINHEDTSNNHEDTSINHEDTSINHEDTSINHEDTGTNHEDTSINHEDTGINHEDTSINHEDTGINHEDTSINHEDTGINHEDTSNNHEDTSINHEDTGTNHEDTGTNHEDTGTNHEDTGINHEDTSNNHEDTSTNHEDTSINHEDTGTNHEDTGINHEDTSINHEDTSINHEDTGINHEDTGINHEDTSINHEDTSTNKQTLLPFTASPWQ comes from the exons ATGTGTAACACATCTGAAGGTCG CGGAGGCACGAAGGTAGGCTTAGCGGCAGCGTTCAACCACGAGGACACAAGCATCAACCACGAGGACACAAGCATCAACCACGAGGACACAAGCATCAACCACGAGGACACAAGCATCAACCACGAGGACACAAGCATCAACCACGAGGACACAAGCATCAACCACGAGGACACAAGCATCAATTACGAGGACACAAGCATCAACCACGAGGACACAGGCATCAACCACGAGGACACAAGCATCAACCACGAGGACACAAGCATCAACCACGAGGACACAAGCATCAACCACGAGGACACAAGCATCAACCACGAGGACACAAGCATCAACCACGAGGACACAAGCATCAACCACGAGGACACAAGCAACAACCACGAGGACACAAGCATCAACCACGAGGACACAAGCACCAACCACGAGGACACAAGCATCAACCACGAGGACACAAGCATCAACCACGAGGACACAAGCATCAACCACGAGGACACAAGCATCAACCACGAGGACACAAGCATCAACCACGAGGACACAAGCATCAACCACGAGGACACAAGCATCAACCACGAGGACACAAGCATCAACCACGAGGACACAAGCATCAACCACGAGGACACAAGCATCAACCACGAGGACACAAGCATCAACCACGAGGACACAAGCATCAACCACGAGGACACAAGCATCAACCACGAGGACACAAGCATCAACCACGAGGACACAAGCATCAACCACGAGGACACAAGCATCAACCACGAGGACACAAGCATCAACCACGAGGACACAAGCATCAACCACGAGGACACAAGCATCAACCACGAGGACACAAGCATCAACCACGAGGACACAAGCATCAACCACGAGGACACAAGCATCAACCACGAGGACACAGGCATCAACCACGAGGACACAAGCATCAACCACGAGGACACAGGCATCAACCACGAGGACACAAGCATCAACCACGAGGACACAAGCAACAACCACGAGGACACAAGCATCAACCACGAGGACACAAGCATCAACCACGAGGACACAGGCACTAACCACGAGGACACAAGCATCAACCACGAGGACACAAGCATCAACCACGAGGACACAAGCATCAACCACGAGGACACAGGCACTAACCACGAGGACACAAGCATCAACCACGAGGACACAGGCACTAACCACGAGGACACAAGCATCAACCACGAGGACACAAGCATCAACCACGAGGACACAAGCATCAACCACGAGGACACAAGCATCAACCACGAGGACACAAGCATCAACCACGAGGACACAAGCAACAACCACGAGGACACAAGCATCAACCACGAGGACACAAGCATCAACCACGAGGACACAAGCATCAACCACGAGGACACAGGCACCAACCACGAGGACACAAGCATCAACCACGAGGACACAGGCATCAACCACGAGGACACAAGCATCAACCACGAGGACACAGGCATCAACCACGAGGACACAAGCATCAACCACGAGGACACAGGCATCAACCACGAGGACACAAGCAACAACCACGAGGACACAAGCATCAACCACGAGGACACAGGCACCAACCACGAGGACACAGGCACCAACCACGAGGACACAGGCACCAACCACGAGGACACAGGCATCAACCACGAGGACACAAGCAACAACCACGAGGACACAAGCACCAACCACGAGGACACAAGCATCAACCACGAGGACACAGGCACCAACCACGAGGACACAGGCATCAACCACGAGGACACAAGCATCAACCACGAGGACACAAGCATCAACCACGAGGACACAGGCATCAACCACGAGGACACAGGCATCAACCACGAGGACACAAGCATCAACCACGAGGacacaagcaccaacaagcagacACTCTTACCCTTTACTGCATCTCCCTGGCAGTAA